In one window of Plasmodium berghei ANKA genome assembly, chromosome: 14 DNA:
- a CDS encoding RNA-binding protein, putative — protein MFSFGILKKSNKEEENQDKNEEETKDIETEKNDNNEEGSSNDQVKPENEEKATDTKAPNKRVRKHVRRDRKSAKEEEKKENEEHQEEKIEVEEKTEVEGKKGRRGRRETVMRRGRKGQEVDNEEKDEETKKDTDIKKEEKTEVAEKDKSENDKLENDLTKEIKMAEELKDKDAKASALTLEILGDIPNANLKPPENILFVCKLNPITEEEDLKTIFLRFGPIISCNIVKDKVTNNSLQYAFIEFEKKEDCLNAYFEMDNVVIDDRRIHVDFCQSLSKYKSDMPKWKIDNADLFDRIKNTNFSDPNPKRNKNNEDDSIRVFKYESDNNKSNKDEKERKENDGDKPNRSISKYDYNQKKNNGYTRYNNDKYYNGPYPYRRNPFRYRYHNNYKMGSGGPSKNYYYRKKINNYHDRNDYYHNKHSGRNNSIINKKYYGYKNNGHENDGDMKYNKYRKEARSHSSYNSQHKNKNETLDKNKKEYSQERDDNNNDPNYEYSKQGKKGKEKDDGHNDSESVGGNQKKYYDNKNKDHDDYNQKTNKFKSNRNSERNNSEYGNRKNYDDYKKMNDDKYYYDKKRKYNDEYYRNNDNYRRDDYKDKNPYEKRQKMYEGNKYGDKYDKKNYDNDNKYRNEDYKNRENGYGKYRDDKYRDDKYKDDKYRDDRYKDDKYRNDKYRDDRYRDNRYKGDKHSDNRYKDDRNKTDKYKNNDKYNDKYDSYEKNDDDYNKKYNKSNKLDNNTSNYRDDKKYNNYKDKKYYDEKHTKSYYDNKDTKAKYKDSNKTKGRFNSVDSAHISNDRYASKNKKEKTNDKYSSKDKKIDKKKNDDYYNKSMSKNSYDAKTNSVNSSY, from the coding sequence ATGTTTTCTTTTGgcatattgaaaaaatcgAATAAAGAGGAGGAAAATCAggataaaaatgaagaagaaaCTAAAGACATAGAaactgaaaaaaatgataacaaTGAGGAAGGATCATCTAATGATCAAGTAAAACCAGAAAATGAAGAGAAGGCTACTGATACTAAAGCACCAAATAAAAGAGTCAGAAAACATGTTAGACGGGATAGAAAGAGTGCTAAAGAGGaagagaaaaaagaaaatgaagagCACCAAGAAGAGAAAATCGAAGTTGAAGAGAAAACAGAAGTTGAGGGAAAAAAAGGAAGGCGAGGAAGAAGAGAAACTGTAATGAGAAGAGGCAGAAAAGGACAGGAAGTTGACAATGAAGAAAAGGACGAAGAAACAAAGAAAGACactgatataaaaaaagaagaaaaaactGAAGTAGCAGAAAAGGACAAGtcagaaaatgataaattagaaaacgatttaacaaaagaaattaaaatgGCTGAAGAGTTAAAAGATAAAGATGCCAAAGCAAGTGCATTAACGCTTGAAATATTAGGGGACATTCCAAATGCCAATTTAAAACCCccagaaaatatattgtttgtTTGTAAATTAAATCCTATAACTGAAGAAGAAgatttaaaaacaatatttttaagattTGGTCCTATAATTTCATGTAATATTGTAAAGGATAAAGTGACAAATAATTCGCTTCAATATGCATTCATcgaatttgaaaaaaaagaagattGCTTAAATGCTTACTTTGAAATGGATAATGTTGTTATAGATGACAGACGCATACATGTTGATTTTTGTCAATCcttatcaaaatataaatcagATATGCCTAAATGGAAAATTGACAATGCGGATTTATTTGATCgtattaaaaatacaaattttagTGATCCAAATCcgaaaagaaataaaaacaatgaaGATGATAGTATAAGGGtatttaaatatgaaagtgataataacaaatcaaataaagatgaaaaagagagaaaagaaaatgatggCGATAAGCCCAATAGAAGTATTAGTAAATATGATtataatcaaaaaaaaaataatggcTATACaagatataataatgataaatattataatggTCCATACCCATATAGAAGAAATCCCTTTAGATATAGATATCATAATAACTATAAAATGGGAAGTGGTGGACCTAGTAaaaactattattatagaaaaaaaattaataattatcatGATCGAAATgattattatcataataaaCATTCCGGAAGAAACAATAGTATaatcaataaaaaatattatgggtataaaaataatggcCATGAAAATGACGGAGATAtgaaatataacaaatatagAAAAGAAGCTAGAAGTCATTCTTCATATAATTCtcaacataaaaataaaaatgaaactttagataagaataaaaaagaatattcACAAGAGCgtgatgataataataatgatccaaattatgaatattcTAAGCAAggaaaaaaaggaaaagaaaaagatgaTGGTCACAATGACTCAGAAAGTGTAGGGGgcaatcaaaaaaaatattatgataataaaaataaagaccATGATGATTATAatcaaaaaacaaataaatttaaaagcAATAGGAATAGTGAAAGAAATAATTCTGAATATGGTAAccgaaaaaattatgatgactataaaaaaatgaatgacgataaatattattatgataaaaaaagaaagtaTAATGATGAATATTATAGGAATAATGACAATTATAGAAGGGACGATTACAAGGATAAAAATCCATACgaaaaaagacaaaaaatGTATGAAGGAAATAAGTATGGTGATAAATacgacaaaaaaaattacgataatgataataaatatcGTAACGAAGATTACAAGAATCGAGAAAATGGATATGGAAAATACAGGGATGATAAATATAGGGACGACAAATATAAGGATGATAAATATAGGGATGACAGATACAAAgatgataaatatagaaatgataaatataggGATGACAGATACAGAGATAATAGATACAAAGGTGATAAACATAGTGATAATAGATATAAAGATGACAGAAATAAGAccgataaatataaaaataatgataagtATAACGATAAATACGATtcatatgaaaaaaatgacgatgattataacaaaaagtataataaaagCAACAAATtagataataatacatcGAATTATAgagatgataaaaaatataataactaTAAAGACAAAAAATACTATGATGAGAAGCATACGAAATCTTATTATGACAATAAAGATACAAAagcaaaatataaagactCAAACAAAACTAAAGGAAGATTTAATTCCGTTGATAGTGCCCATATTTCCAATGATAGATATGCatcaaaaaacaaaaaagaaaaaacaaacgataaatattcttcaaaagacaaaaaaattgataaaaaaaaaaatgatgattattataataaatcaaTGTCAAAAAATTCGTATGATGCCAAAACGAATTCAGTCAATTCATCTTATTAA
- a CDS encoding karyopherin alpha, putative — translation MDRRIEARRKEFKKNCDDTRRKREDLVVQIRKQQRECQLESKRAMVMANIGLEENNSYNINYVKSNQNDSTNDSLYNTSSNNSSNTLEMLKKIPSLAIGVRSSEYVTQLNSTKELRKLLSIEKGPPIQEVINSGVVPYIVEFLKYDDKTDLQFEAAWVLTNIASGSQEQTKVVIDNNAVPYLVRLLNSEKEDVCEQAVWALGNIAGDSAECREYVLNQNSLPLLLKILRSSHKRTLIRNAAWTLSNLCRGKPAPKFEIVSKALPTLAVLIYNDDEEILTDACWTLSYLSDGSNENINAVLDAGVAERVVELLSHGSFLVQTPALRTVGNIVTGDDLQTDVVVKLNAVQKLSCLLNSSKKSIKKEACWALSNITAGNISQIQAVIDNNVIPQLINILMKEDFEVRKEAAWAISNASSGGSESQIEYLVECGAIHSLSNLLDVEDANIISVTLEGLENILEMGENKKLRDNLPANPYVHLFEECDSVHKIDALQDRKVDNICNKAWKILYKYFPFIINNEMSNAQIPLNNVFVNSDDAVLNKDFTFD, via the coding sequence atggataGAAGAATTGAAGCGAGGCGAAAAGAATTTAAGAAAAACTGTGATGATACAAGAAGAAAAAGAGAAGATTTGGTAGTACAAATAAGAAAGCAACAAAGAGAATGTCAATTAGAAAGTAAAAGAGCCATGGTAATGGCGAATATCGGGCTTGAAGAAAATAActcatataatataaattatgtaaaATCAAATCAAAATGATTCAACAAATgattcattatataatacatcCTCAAATAATAGTTCGAATACATTagaaatgttaaaaaaaattccaaGCCTAGCTATAGGTGTAAGATCTTCTGAATATGTAACACAATTAAATAGTACAAAAGAattaagaaaattattatcaattGAAAAGGGTCCACCAATACAAGAAGTTATAAATTCAGGTGTAGTCCCTTATATAgttgaatttttaaaatacgATGATAAAACAGATTTACAATTTGAAGCTGCATGGGTATTAACAAATATTGCTTCAGGTTCACAAGAACAAACTAAAGTAGTTATAGATAATAATGCTGTACCATATCTTGTTAGATTATTAAATAGTGAAAAGGAAGATGTATGTGAACAAGCAGTTTGGGCTTTAGGCAATATTGCTGGCGATTCAGCTGAATGCCGAgaatatgttttaaatCAAAACTCTTTACCTttattgttaaaaatattaagaaGTAGCCATAAAAGAACATTAATAAGAAATGCTGCATGGACATTATCAAATTTATGCAGAGGAAAGCCAGCACCAAAATTTGAAATAGTATCTAAAGCTTTACCAACATTAGCTGtacttatatataatgacgACGAAGAAATATTAACAGATGCATGTTGGACACTTTCTTATTTATCTGATGGTtctaatgaaaatattaatgcCGTTTTAGATGCAGGAGTAGCAGAGCGAGTCGTAGAATTATTAAGTCATGGTTCATTTTTAGTACAAACACCTGCATTAAGAACTGTTGGAAACATTGTTACGGGTGACGATTTACAAACAGATGTTGttgtaaaattaaatgcaGTCCAAAAATTATCATGCCTACTTAATTcatcaaaaaaaagtataaaaaaagaagctTGCTGGGCATTATCAAATATTACAGCCGGTAACATTTCACAAATTCAAGCAGTAATTGATAATAATGTTATACCACAacttattaatattttaatgaaaGAAGATTTTGAGGTTCGAAAAGAAGCTGCATGGGCAATATCTAATGCATCTTCTGGTGGATCTGAGTCACAAATTGAATATCTTGTAGAATGTGGAGCTATACATTCTTTATCTAATTTATTAGATGTCGAAGATgctaatattatttctgTAACTTTAGAAGGattagaaaatattttagaaatgggagaaaataaaaaattaagagATAACTTACCAGCTAATCCATATGTGCATTTATTTGAAGAATGTGATAGTGTGCATAAAATCGATGCATTACAAGATCGAAAGGttgataatatttgtaataaagcatggaaaatattatacaaatatttcccatttattattaataatgaaatgaGTAATGCACAAATACCATTAAACAATGTCTTCGTAAACAGTGACGATGCTGTTTTAAACAAAGATTTTACTTTCGATTAA
- a CDS encoding sporozoite surface protein 3, putative, whose translation MFTIIYCIFVSIFIFYTPVKGDGYICDFSAEKLNIDFDDYYDDVICEHEIGNGDSIGLIIPRYKDDNGYINVRTKCFDEVSLSILGDSIVPIYDLYGKNEISISDENKLYHSEYRSSILQIKNVNKNNRIYCTFDNINRNGILIHKGITKISIENKISKKDDNKSDIHVIDIFNKINLNIDNSNNNYYIETKPGSMLYMLGTNLLKNEYIYFDDNCALSFETIGQIYKYVFPLVNETDITYICTMYINKDGNKTNIGTLNITFKQQYPTIGTISKDVLKKYIKYDVEKKLNKILFGIQDDSPNNLNNVQYTEQGVDTNKGHISNIQGINIDKDYCNNDTCIELFRRSKCSSICGNGYRLMEGYNIQYDTQSVIPCNNGDCSIENEVEPFIIFAWASIVFFCIMIAILIITIYFILEKNKTKKVKPANPFISYDTNIK comes from the coding sequence atgttcactattatttattgtatatttgtttccatttttattttttatacccCTGTCAAAGGGGatggatatatatgtgATTTTTCTGCAGAAAAACTTAATATAGACTTTGACGATTATTATGATGATGTAATATGTGAGCATGAAATAGGAAATGGAGATAGTATAGGATTAATTATACCAAGATACAAAGACGATAATGGGTATATAAATGTAAGAACAAAATGCTTTGATGAAGTGTCTTTAAGCATATTAGGAGATAGCATTGTGCCaatatatgatttatatggtaaaaatgaaattagtATAtctgatgaaaataaattgtatCATAGTGAATATAGATCCTCTATATTACAAATTAagaatgtaaataaaaataatcgAATTTATTGTACTTTTGACAATATAAATAGAAATGGAATATTAATTCATAAAGGGATAACAAAAATTtcaattgaaaataaaattagtaaaaaagatgataataaatcCGACATACATGTTATTGATATattcaataaaataaatttaaatatagataattCTAACAATAACTATTATATTGAAACAAAACCAGGAAGCATGTTATATATGTTGGgaacaaatttattaaaaaatgaatatatatattttgatgatAATTGTGCACTTTCTTTTGAAACAATTGgacaaatttataaatatgtattccCGTTAGTAAATGAAACAgatattacatatatatgtacaatgtatattaataaagatggaaataaaacaaacaTCGGGACATTAAATATCACATTTAAACAACAATATCCTACTATTGGTACTATTAGTAAAGAtgttttgaaaaaatatataaaatatgatgtagaaaaaaaattaaacaaaatattatttgggATACAAGATGATAGTCCTAATAATCTAAATAATGTTCAATATACTGAGCAAGGAGTAGACACAAATAAAGGGCATATATCAAATATCCAAGGAATAAATATTGATAAAGATTATTGTAATAATGATACATGTATTGAACTATTTAGGAGATCAAAATGTTCATCTATTTGTGGAAATGGATATCGGTTAATGGAAggatataatatacaatatGATACCCAATCAGTTATTCCATGTAATAATGGGGATTGCTCAATCGAAAATGAGGTTGAACcgtttattatttttgcatGGGCATCTATAGTTTTTTTCTGTATTATGATTGCAAttcttattattactatatatttcattctagagaaaaataaaacaaaaaaagtaaaaccTGCTAACCCTTTCATTTCTTACGatacaaatattaaatga
- a CDS encoding trypsin-like serine protease, putative has translation MKKSNLSLFKSIVKHSWRASLFCYSTIFIHSSVNTLLASYNDKEKGVYKDKRKNNFDFFATISLKIIPISYCSCQLVYKCDNNNALPTETEYNNLELFKRVFFKLIQYEYFIIHKIIRCINEFIIFVLYSLANFYLYFHSIFFNICNLLSKIYHGESNNGSLHAYPNIPYNIINSFVTIHKIYEHNKIPLKHDFKNDQLEYMGSEFIYDKRGYILTAAHNITNLEDKFVVKNNNGLYFATLLGLHKGSDVCVMKINSEEPFSYISLDKIRDELKQGESVVTYGQIQDFDKETYSMSGSPLLDQYGNLVGMIQKKIDNYGLALPANILKNVAIHLQNKGVYKEPFLGIVFREKALIIQNSRSLTKELKISSILANSSADLGNLKKEDIISKINNKDIESICDVHEIINSTSDRYINVDGIRNDKKFKTQIKLW, from the exons atgaaaaaaagcAACTTGTCGCTATTTAAAAGTATAGTAAAACATTCTTGGCGAGcatctttattttgttattcaacaatatttattcatagTTCAGTGAATACTCTATTAGCTtcatataatgataaagaaaagggtgtatataaagataaaagaaaaaataactttGATTTTTTCGCCACaatttctttaaaaatCATTCCCATATCATATTGCAGTTGCCAACttgtatataaatgtgataataataatgcatTACCTACTGAAAcagaatataataatttagaaTTATTCAAGCGTgtgttttttaaattaatacaatatgaatattttataattcataaaataattcgTTGTATTAATGagtttataatatttgttttatattctttagctaatttttatttatattttcatagcatattctttaatatatgtaatctattaagtaaaatatatcatgGGGAGAGTAACAATGGTTCGTTGCATGCATATCCTAATATCCCTTATAACATTATTAACAGTTTTGTAActattcataaaatttatgaacataataaaataccATTAAAACatgattttaaaaatgacCAATTGGAATATATGGGTTCCGAATTCATCTATGACAAAAGGG GATACATATTAACAGCTGCTCACAACATAACc AATCTAGAAGATAAATTtgttgtaaaaaataataatggttTATACTTTGCAACTTTGCTTGGTTTGCATAAag GATCAGACGTTTGCGTGATGAAAATTAATTCTGAAGAACCATTTTCTTATATCTCTTTAg aCAAAATAAGAGATGAATTAAAGCAAGGCGAATCCGTAGTTACATATGGACAGATACaa GATTTTGATAAAGAAACTTATA GTATGTCTGGTTCACCATTACTTGATCAGTATGGGAACCTTGTAGGAAtgatacaaaaaaaaatcgacAATTATGG CTTGGCTTTACCCGCGAATATTCTAAAAAATGTAGCTATtcatttacaaaataaggGAGTATATAAGGAACCATTTTTAG gTATTGTGTTTAGAGAGAAGGCCCTCATAATTCAAAATTCCAGATCTCTTACAAAAG AGTTGAAAATTTCCAGCATTTTAGCTAACTCATCAGCTGATCTGGGCAACTTGAAAAAAGAAGATATAATTTCAAAGATTAACAATAAAGACATCGAAAGCATTTGTGAT GTACACGAAATTATCAATAGTACAAGTGatagatatataaatgttgaCGGCATTCGAAATgacaaaaaatttaaaacaCAG aTAAAACTATGGtga
- a CDS encoding GTPase, putative — MLNSKTSRIYCTIFILFLCINTVLTWCFIHIKSQTKSLDYPRTRIYENINKKEDLEYKAFKNISFNKLKTSLKNFLVLKKKINISNVKYVSFLGKYYNYEKIDNYGVNEICILGRSNVGKSTFLRNFIKYLINVNDNKNIKVSKRSGCTRSINLYSFENAKKKKLFILTDMPGLGYAEGIGEKKMEYLKKNLDDYVYLRNQICLFFILIDMSVDIQKIDISLMDAIRKTSIPLRVICTKCDKFNGNVNHRLNGIKTFYKLEKTPIHISKFSNNNYINIFKEIQYHCNLDNS, encoded by the exons ATGCTAAATTCCAAAACTAGTAGAATTTATTGtaccatttttattttgtttttatgtattaacACCGTTCTCACATGGTGTTTTATACATATCAAGTCTCAAACCAAATCTTTGGATTATCCCAGAACAAGAATATATGAAA atataaataaaaaagaagacCTAGAATACAAAGCCTTTAAAAACATCAGCTTTAATAAACTTAAAACAAGTTTAAAAAACTTTCTCgttttaaagaaaaaaattaacatatCCAATGTTAAGTATGTTTCTTTTCTAG GTAAATATTACAATTACGAAAAAATCGATAACTATGGAGTTAAtgaaatatgcatattagGAAGGAGTAATGTTGGAAAATCAACATTTTTAAGAAATTTCATAAAGTATCTTATAAAcgtaaatgataataaaaatattaaagtGTCAAAACGTAGTGGGTGCACAAGGtcaataaatttatattcctttgaaaatgcaaaaaaaaaaaaattatttattctaACGGATATGCCAGGTTTAGGTTATGCTGAAGGAATTGGggagaaaaaaatggagtatttgaaaaaaaacttaGATGATTATGTATACTTAAGAAAtcaaatttgtttattttttatattaattgaTATGAGTGTcgatatacaaaaaatagatATTTCCTTGATGGATGCCATTCG AAAAACGAGCATCCCACTTCGTGTAATTTGTACCAAATGCGACAAATTTAATGGGAATGTTAACCATCGGCTTAACGGGATAAAAACTTTTTATAAACTTGAAAAAACTCCCATAcatatatcaaaattttcCAATAACAACTA tataaacatatttaaagaaattCAGTATCATTGCAATTTGGATAATTCATAA